The Dioscorea cayenensis subsp. rotundata cultivar TDr96_F1 chromosome 19, TDr96_F1_v2_PseudoChromosome.rev07_lg8_w22 25.fasta, whole genome shotgun sequence genome includes a window with the following:
- the LOC120249564 gene encoding NAD(P)H dehydrogenase (quinone) FQR1: MATRVYIVYYSMYGHVEKLAEEINKGASSVEGVEAKLWQVPETLSDEVLSKMGAPPKSDVPIITPNELAEADGILFGFPTRFGMMCAQFKAFLDATGGLWRAQQLAGKPAGIFYSTGSQGGGQETTPLTAITQLAHHGMIFVPVGYTFGAGMFEMENVKGGSPYGAGTYAGDGSRFPTELELEQAFHQGKYFANIVKKFKGSS, from the exons ATGGCGACTAGGGTTTACATAGT ATACTATTCCATGTATGGTCATGTTGAAAAGCTAGCGGAAGAGATAAACAAAGGTGCCTCCTCTGTTGAAGGAGTGGAAGCCAAGCTATGGCAG GTTCCTGAAACACTTTCCGACGAGGTTCTTAGCAAGATGGGTGCACCACCTAAGAGTGATGTACCGATTATCACACCGAATGAGCTCGCCGAGGCTGATGGCATTCTATTTGGCTTCCCAACAAGATTCGGTATGATGTGTGCTCAGTTCAAAGCATTTCTAGATGCAACTGGAGGGCTTTGGAGAGCTCAGCAACTTGCTGGAAAACCTGCTGGAATTTTCTACAGCACCGGATCTCAAGGTGGAGGACAAGAAACCACTCC TTTGACTGCCATAACGCAGCTGGCTCACCATGGAATGATCTTTGTTCCTGTCGGTTACACCTTCGGGGCCGGTATGTTTGAGATGGAGAATGTAAAGGGTGGGAGTCCTTATGGCGCTGGCACTTATGCCGGGGATGGCTCAAGATTCCCGACTGAGCTTGAACTTGAGCAAGCATTTCACCAAGGTAAATACTTTGCCAACATTGTGAAGAAATTCAAGGGTTCTTCTTGA
- the LOC120283981 gene encoding uncharacterized mitochondrial protein AtMg00810-like: MAIVLVYIDDLILTGDLTEEIQRMKENLSIWFQMKELGELKHFLGLEVEKIKEGIFLCQQKYAKDLLETYGMLECKPLFTPMEPNIKLRAEEGKDLRSKDVLTTVGVASRYMQNPKKPHLEAVRQIL, translated from the exons ATGGCTATAGTACTGGTGTACATTGACGACCTTATCTTAACCGGAGATCTCACTGAAGAAATCCAGCGCATGAAGGAAAATCTTTCAATCTGGTTTCAGATGAAGGAGCTTGGAGAATTGAAGCATTTCCTAGGGCTCGAAGTTGAGAAGATAAAGGAAGGTATATTCCTATGTCAACAAAAGTATGCAAAGGATCTACTAGAAACATATGGGATGCTGGAGTGCAAGCCACTATTTACACCAATGGAGCCAAACATTAAGCTTCGTGCAGAAGAGGGGAAAGACTTAAGATCCAAGGATGTATTGACAACTG TTGGAGTAGCAAGCCGTTACATGCAAAATCCAAAGAAGCCACACTTGGAAGCAGTTCGACAGATACTATGA
- the LOC120250297 gene encoding U-box domain-containing protein 8, with protein sequence MEVEFPDDFRCPISLEVMSDPVILTSGHTFDRSSIQRWLDSGNRTCPVTKLPLPPHPRLIPNHALRNLISNFAPDPPSKLPSCHSAADPQLLSFPSDAATLSAAFRRAKLDAAFRRYLADSGAASSVLLRHAASPDPPDLQELSLRVLLLLSLDGDHARVGLAADGAVDLLLPALRCGGSVAALAATTLTSLAVVDVNKCSIGAHPSAIPSLVAVLRDGKGRERREAATALFVLCSLPENRKRAAISGAVPALASLASLGSDRAVEVLGMLVKCSEGREAMKRIKGFVEFIIGIIKGGSLRATEHALVILNFLCCDDKNIILEVRKQGLVEICINLMNEETGKIRENAVEFVRTMEM encoded by the coding sequence ATGGAAGTGGAGTTCCCGGACGATTTCCGGTGCCCGATCTCGTTGGAAGTGATGTCGGACCCGGTGATCTTAACCTCGGGTCACACCTTCGACCGTTCATCGATCCAACGTTGGTTGGACTCCGGTAACCGCACCTGCCCGGTGACCAAACTCCCTCTCCCACCACACCCACGCCTCATCCCCAACCACGCCCTCCGAAACCTAATTTCCAATTTTGCCCCTGATCCCCCTTCGAAACTACCATCCTGCCACTCCGCCGCCGATCCCCAGTTGCTCTCCTTCCCCTCCGACGCCGCCACCCTCTCCGCTGCCTTCCGCCGGGCCAAGCTCGACGCCGCCTTCCGCCGCTACCTCGCCGACTCCGGCGCTGCCTCGTCTGTCCTCCTCCGCCATGCTGCCTCCCCCGACCCTCCCGACCTCCAGGAACTCTCCCTCCGCGTTCTCCTCCTCTTGAGCCTCGACGGCGACCATGCCCGCGTCGGCCTTGCTGCTGACGGCGCTGTTGATCTCCTCCTCCCCGCCCTCCGCTGCGGTGGCTCCGTCGCCGCCCTCGCCGCTACAACTCTCACCAGCCTCGCTGTCGTCGACGTGAACAAGTGCTCCATCGGTGCCCACCCTTCCGCCATCCCCTCCCTCGTCGCCGTCCTCCGTGACGGCAAGGGCCGGGAACGCCGCGAGGCCGCCACGGCTCTCTTCGTGCTCTGCTCCCTGCCGGAGAACCGCAAACGCGCTGCGATCTCCGGCGCGGTGCCGGCTCTGGCTTCCTTGGCTTCTTTGGGTTCTGATAGGGCAGTGGAGGTTCTGGGCATGCTGGTGAAGTGCTCGGAAGGAAGAGAAGCGATGAAAAGAATTAAAGGGTTTGTAGAATTTATAATTGGAATCATCAAAGGTGGGAGCTTGAGGGCCACGGAGCATGCTCTTGTGATTCTCAATTTCCTATGCTGTGACGATAAAAACATCATCTTGGAGGTTAGAAAACAAGGATTGGTGGAGATTTGCATCAATTTGATGAATGAGGAAACAGGAAAGATCAGGGAGAATGCTGTGGAATTTGTGAGAACTATGGAAATGTGA